A genomic stretch from Centroberyx gerrardi isolate f3 chromosome 10, fCenGer3.hap1.cur.20231027, whole genome shotgun sequence includes:
- the carf gene encoding calcium-responsive transcription factor isoform X1 yields the protein MECQYGPRRKGLQPKKNSEQPQLQDYKATCPARIYIKKVRKFPEFRVPSEPTADRKTVRQEQEKAFCSLRSQTLSTGGAVRYYLQLPTEKAHLYHDVATPIPPPPPDLLPPAQLEEEEETEEEGGEEGEEEAGDEDSSLIPSRLHPRVAERIRQLVAEGQHQVYSVRKQLRRFVERELFKCEGLPERHNLCYFPTVNDIKNHIHESQKALGLTGATAEWTAVCSDALTETVTLTLTPAAAEVLDGSDTLSPEAVQLFSSLSSLQPKIFAQLQGIQLQPVTPPQPPTQEPPITSSSTSSSTQPVPPPSTSSPALPDSSLSSPQPLLFFSSSSSSSSLHPSPHLSPSQSFLQPSGPSGESPAACGPQAELGAGPTLSVSPLGDGGTHHIVLENGDTIPVQIVEPAAIALTGPDILQVEVKEEERDEEEEEEETSSAS from the exons ATGGAGTGTCAGTACGGACCGAGGAGGAAAGGACTGCAGCCCAAGAAGAACTCTGAACAACCTCAACTGCAAGACTACAAGGCCACCTGTCCTgccag gATCTACATAAAGAAAGTTCGTAAGTTCCCAGAGTTCAGAGTTCCCAGCGAGCCGACGGCCGACAGGAAGACCGTGagacaggagcaggagaaagCCTTCTGTTCCCTGAGGAGCCAGACTCTGAGCACAGGGGGGGCCGTCAG gtattACCTGCAGCTCCCTACAGAGAAAGCTCACCTGTATCACGATGTGGCCACgcccatcccccctcccccccccgacCTGCTGCCCCCcgcccagctggaggaggaggaggagacggaggaggagggaggagaggagggagaagaggaggcaggagacgaG gacaGTAGTCTGATTCCCTCTCGTCTGCACCCTCGGGTGGCGGAGCGGATCAGGCAGCTGGTGGCTGAAGGTCAACATCAAGTCTACAGCGTCCGCAAGCAGCTGAG GCGCTTCGTGGAGAGAGAGCTGTTTAAGTGTGAAGGGCTTCCAGAGAGACACAACCTGTGCTACTTCCCCACTGTCAACGACATCAAGAACCACATCCACGAGTCCCAGAAGGCACTGGGGCTGACTGGAGCCACAGccgag TGGACGGCGGTGTGTAGCGACGCTCTGACTGAGACGGTGACGCTGACGCTCACCCCGGCCGCCGCTGAAG tatTGGATGGTAGTGACACTTTATCTCCTGAGGCCGTTCAGCtcttcagttctctctcttctctgcagccAAAGATCTTCGCCCAGTTGCAG GGAATCCAGCTGCAGCCTGTCACACCGCCTCAGCCTCCGACACAGGAACCTCCCatcacctcttcctccacttcttcctccacccagcctgtccccccccccagcaCCTCCTCCCCTGCGCTCCctgactcctccctctcttctcctcaacccctgctcttcttctcctcctcctcctcctcctcctcgctccacccgtctcctcacctctctccctcccagtcGTTCCTCCAGCCCTCCGGTCCGTCGGGGGAGTCCCCGGCGGCGTGCGGCCCCCAGGCGGAGCTCGGCGCGGGGCCGACGCTCAGCGTGTCTCCCCTGGGTGACGGAGGAACGCACCACATCGTCCTGGAGAACGGAGACACCATCCCAGTTCAGATCGTCGAGCCTGCCGCCATCG ctctgacTGGTCCAGATATCCTGCAGGTGGAggtgaaagaagaagagagggatgaggaggaggaggaggaggagaccagCTCAGCCAGTTAA
- the carf gene encoding calcium-responsive transcription factor isoform X2, with protein MECQYGPRRKGLQPKKNSEQPQLQDYKATCPARIYIKKVRKFPEFRVPSEPTADRKTVRQEQEKAFCSLRSQTLSTGGAVRYYLQLPTEKAHLYHDVATPIPPPPPDLLPPAQLEEEEETEEEGGEEGEEEAGDEDSSLIPSRLHPRVAERIRQLVAEGQHQVYSVRKQLRRFVERELFKCEGLPERHNLCYFPTVNDIKNHIHESQKALGLTGATAEYWMVVTLYLLRPFSSSVLSLLCSQRSSPSCRESSCSLSHRLSLRHRNLPSPLPPLLPPPSLSPPPAPPPLRSLTPPSLLLNPCSSSPPPPPPPRSTRLLTSLPPSRSSSPPVRRGSPRRRAAPRRSSARGRRSACLPWVTEERTTSSWRTETPSQFRSSSLPPSL; from the exons ATGGAGTGTCAGTACGGACCGAGGAGGAAAGGACTGCAGCCCAAGAAGAACTCTGAACAACCTCAACTGCAAGACTACAAGGCCACCTGTCCTgccag gATCTACATAAAGAAAGTTCGTAAGTTCCCAGAGTTCAGAGTTCCCAGCGAGCCGACGGCCGACAGGAAGACCGTGagacaggagcaggagaaagCCTTCTGTTCCCTGAGGAGCCAGACTCTGAGCACAGGGGGGGCCGTCAG gtattACCTGCAGCTCCCTACAGAGAAAGCTCACCTGTATCACGATGTGGCCACgcccatcccccctcccccccccgacCTGCTGCCCCCcgcccagctggaggaggaggaggagacggaggaggagggaggagaggagggagaagaggaggcaggagacgaG gacaGTAGTCTGATTCCCTCTCGTCTGCACCCTCGGGTGGCGGAGCGGATCAGGCAGCTGGTGGCTGAAGGTCAACATCAAGTCTACAGCGTCCGCAAGCAGCTGAG GCGCTTCGTGGAGAGAGAGCTGTTTAAGTGTGAAGGGCTTCCAGAGAGACACAACCTGTGCTACTTCCCCACTGTCAACGACATCAAGAACCACATCCACGAGTCCCAGAAGGCACTGGGGCTGACTGGAGCCACAGccgag tatTGGATGGTAGTGACACTTTATCTCCTGAGGCCGTTCAGCtcttcagttctctctcttctctgcagccAAAGATCTTCGCCCAGTTGCAG GGAATCCAGCTGCAGCCTGTCACACCGCCTCAGCCTCCGACACAGGAACCTCCCatcacctcttcctccacttcttcctccacccagcctgtccccccccccagcaCCTCCTCCCCTGCGCTCCctgactcctccctctcttctcctcaacccctgctcttcttctcctcctcctcctcctcctcctcgctccacccgtctcctcacctctctccctcccagtcGTTCCTCCAGCCCTCCGGTCCGTCGGGGGAGTCCCCGGCGGCGTGCGGCCCCCAGGCGGAGCTCGGCGCGGGGCCGACGCTCAGCGTGTCTCCCCTGGGTGACGGAGGAACGCACCACATCGTCCTGGAGAACGGAGACACCATCCCAGTTCAGATCGTCGAGCCTGCCGCCATCG ctctga